The Candidatus Poribacteria bacterium nucleotide sequence AGCGCGGGCAGCGTGTTCCGAATCGCTTGGGGCAGGATGACGAAGCGCATCGACTGCCACGGCGTCAGTCCGAGCGCTCTGGCGGCTTCTGTCTGACCAGCGGGAACCGACTCGACGCCAGCCCGGAACACTTCCGCGATGTACGCCCCGTAGCAGATGCCGAACGCGCTCACCGCCGCCCAGAACTCGGAGATGCGGAACCGCAGTCCGACGATGCTCTGGACGCCGAAATAGACGAATAGGAGGAGCACGAGGAGCGGGATGCCTCGGACGAGCTCGACGTAGCCGACTGCCGCCCAGCGCAGCGGCGCGATGCGCGATCTGCGGAGAAGCACAAGGATCAGCCCGAGGGCGATACCCATCGCCAGCGAGCACGTGAGCAACTGGAGGGTCGTACCGAGCCCGCCCAGAAGGTAGCGGAGCCTATCCACGCTATGGGCCCTGAATCCACTTGCGGTCGAGCGCAGCCAGCGTGCCGTCGGCGCGGGCGGTCGCCAGCGCGGCGTTCAGTCGCGCGGCGAGCTCCTCACGGTCCTTGCGCAAGGCGATGCCGTAGCGCTCCTCCGTCAACGGCGCTCCCACGAGCTTCACCGACCCGCGCGCGGCGGCGATGGCGCGCGATGTCAGCTCGTCGTTGATCACGGCATCGACGGTTCCGTTCTCAAGGGCGAGGAACGCGAGGTCGATCGTGTCGTATTCGCTCAGCGTGGCGCCCGCGACGTCGCGCGCCTTGAGGGCTCCCGTCGTCCCGCGCTGGACGCCGATGCGCCGGCCGGTCAGGTCCGCGAACCCGTGGATGCTCATGTCCTCCGAGCGGACGGCAACGACCTGCCCGGCGTCATAGTAGGGGTCGCTGAACAGCACGCGCTCAGCACGCTCGGGAGTGATCGTCATGGCGGAGATCGCCGCGTCGTACTTTCCCGA carries:
- a CDS encoding amino acid ABC transporter permease; this translates as MRSTASGFRAHSVDRLRYLLGGLGTTLQLLTCSLAMGIALGLILVLLRRSRIAPLRWAAVGYVELVRGIPLLVLLLFVYFGVQSIVGLRFRISEFWAAVSAFGICYGAYIAEVFRAGVESVPAGQTEAARALGLTPWQSMRFVILPQAIRNTLPALVNESVALLKDTSLATVIAIPEITQRARLEVARTYDTFGVWGSVAAIYLVLTLGLSVLSRSLERRQFGAHHRRPRLA
- a CDS encoding basic amino acid ABC transporter substrate-binding protein produces the protein MPPPAQTSKGVVLTRLTPILAAVILLLGACSRSDRRAETIRVATDASYRPFEYYDESRELVGFDIDLMRALAERASLSVEFINQPFDGIIAGLESGKYDAAISAMTITPERAERVLFSDPYYDAGQVVAVRSEDMSIHGFADLTGRRIGVQRGTTGALKARDVAGATLSEYDTIDLAFLALENGTVDAVINDELTSRAIAAARGSVKLVGAPLTEERYGIALRKDREELAARLNAALATARADGTLAALDRKWIQGP